The nucleotide sequence TGTGCCTCAACTTCTGCAGGTAGACTCTGATGCATCCCATTGTCAGGATGGACAACGTACACGAGTAATTATAATCACGTAATTATGTTGCACTTTCACTGGAGAGCAATGGAGGACCTTCCATGATAAACACTGCGACAAATAAGTGCGATGTTAGAAACGTCATATACCTAGGCTATGCAGAATAACGGTGCAATTTGATAATGTGTCGTCTATACTCACCACAATCCAATATGCAGGATTAGTCAAACTAGATCGTTGATGTATGAAACGCTATCTATCATCACGCTAGCCAAACGTCAACATCCCCTCTCTATACTGCACGCAGCGCGCTCATAGACATGCGCACGGTATTTGACGTGTGCAGGGCACGCGCCAGTCTGCTGTAAACCTATGTAACCAGTCGAGTCAGTAAATGCTTCTCATGCGTTCACCGTCTATATACTTCTGAATATCATTATTATCAATGTCCACCCAACTTCACCACGCGTACGTATTTTCGTCGTTAAAATAACTGGACAGTCAGTCGTCGGGATGATGTCACATCCGGATCATTATGGGATCATGCAACATTCTTGCCCGTTATTTTTTATAGCCCATTTCACCTGCCAACATAACGGTGAATATACAGTATTCCAAAATGTAATCATATCGCTATAGTACTGATTTCGTGGTGGCAGGCTAGCAGCAAACGACTAACATGCGTGGCAGCAGTACACACTGTCAGCGAAGTGCTTATTATAACTGAATGTAATTATTCAATTGAAATCACAGGATAGTGACGTTACACATATGCGCCTCTGGTTGAAGACTCCCTTGGAATGAGAAAGTGATTGTGTGATGCGCTTCAGAAAGCTATTAAAAAAAGCTATAAACCCAGGGTATTTACACTATAATCAGTGCATAAAATGTGTGACATGGTTTAACAAGATGTCATACAGAGAGTAAGACACAGATAGAAATCAAAAACTTTATTACAAAAATAAGTTACACTCACCTCCATTTTACAGTATAAAACAATTTATTTGCAGGAATGCAAAAACGTGGTTGGCCACCAACAATAGTTTAAAACTGCTAACATTTTTTCAAAAGGTGGTTGTAATTATTTTATTGAGGGAGTTAACAGTGTACAAAACCGGATGAATAGTTCAGTCTCCTTTTCGCTATACATGGAATACGAATAACAGCTGCAGTATCCCTTTTACCACTATGATCACGATCCCCTTCGAAACAGCTACAGGCACACATGCTCGCTGGCTGGGCAGTATGGCAATTCCTTTTTAATCAAAAGACTTGATTACATAGTAGCTGGCTTAGAGTTAGAGGGATCATTCAAGATGTCACATGATTGGGATATTTATTTTACAGTAAAGGGGGTGGTACTGAACATAATTCTGATCTATtctaaaaacaataaaaaataattgGGAGTGGCAAAGGGACACTGCAGGGCTTTTTAAAAGGCAGTTGACACCCTTGATGTTCAAGCCTTTACAAAAGTAACATTTTCCAAACTATACAACCAGTAACTACAATAATCTGAAGAAGCAAGGAGGCTTATTCAGTTCAAAATAGGATAAAAGCAGGGCTTGTTCAGGCTCATCATATGAGATTATTTTTGCATGCCCAGTTTGACTGTTTGCCATGTCAGAGCTGCAGCAAGTCCTTTCGGTTGTGCTGCTGCTCTTGTGCATATTTTGTAGGAAACAAGCCCTGCTTTCATCAATATAGTTTCCCTATTTACAGTACAGGCCGGGTAGTTTAATCCTCTGTACTGAGGTAGTTAACCAACCCTTTAAAAAAGACAAGTTCTGAAAAGAACCACTTTCCTGGAATGCCTGACTTATCCATGCCAGGTGGTTACACCTAAAACCTGCAAATGTTCTCTTCAAACATCCAAATCAAACGATTAAGATTAACAGGGATATTCCAACAATAAAAATTGTGATTAGCACAAAAATATACAATAGCATCAAGCTCCTTTGAGCCACTTCAAACTAAGAAACTTAAAAAGTGCAAATTCTTCAATAATTATTTAAAAtggcattttttggggggtgtggGGCATACAGGGGGAGGCAAGTTTTTCTAAATAATCCGCTGATTGTTTAGGTGGCAGTTTGGGGGAGATGCTTCTGTAAGGCTGGAATATTGGACCATTTTGCTGACTTTTCCATCCGTATCCATTGCAGCTTCTGGTGTAACCCAACACAGTAAGTCAGTCTTCATGGTGACAGGTCAGGACCGGCCTCGACCCCTTTTCCCTGCTGACCAAGCAAATAGAGACAGAATTGGAATGGAattcaaaataataataaaaaacaaatCACAACACAGAACATAAACATGACTAATGACATCCAATCATgtaaaattacattttaaaaaaaaacaaaaaacaattgaTTAGGGTGACCCTAAATCTGCAGAGGAGCAGACCTTTCAGTTGGTGCTCTGAAAGGTGACACCTGTCAAGGTTTCGACCTAAGGCCAAAAGTCAGGTGTGTTTTCAAATGTTGAGAATACGCATACATACCCATCACTAATTTGAGGAAGTCTAAAGACATGGACAGAAAACAAAATATCAAACAGTCAGATCTTCGCAGGAAACTATCAGCGTAACCAGAGTTAATCCAGGATAGAATATACATATTTTCATCATTTGGACACTGAAAGCCAAATACACATCTGTACATTGAAAATTACCAATTGAATGTGAGGCTCAGCTTTCAAAAGACAAGGAATAAAATGGTGACGTCTGCAGACCTGCCAACATTGAATAATTTTTACAAGTACCACTTCAGCGTGGTGGCGGCACCCCCAGCTCCCATTACAGCACGCGTCGACACCCACACTGCTCAAATCATAGGCAAATGCGCCTCTTTTTTTTTGCCTAATGTTGGCAGAAGACTGGCTCAGTAGTAATGGTAGACTAGACTGTTATGGGTACTTGGTAAGTGGCTGCTCTTCAGTAGATAACTAGAAATATGtttaaatgtacaaaatcagGGCTCTCCCTAGGATTTTCTGACAAGATGGTGCTGATGTAGGCTGGGTAGGGGGTGGTCCAGAGGAAGTTAAGAGGATTTGTCATTTTTGAAAAACCTGTAACTGCTATTTCCTGAAACAGTCTTTAAGTACATCAAACAATGTAGTCAACAGAAGTCTTGTTtgattctattttttttttattatgttaAATTTAGGGGATTGCTTATTCTAATTAATAGGTGTCTTTATGTGGATAGTCTAGTGAAAGTGTAAAACGGGCTTAATTTAGTTTGGGGAGAAAATTCTGAATATAATTAAATTACTGGATGCAATGTAACATTCAGTAGTCTGGTTTACTGTAGGCTATTTGGTATATGAAACTGAACTAGGCCTTTGAGCTTGTTTCAGATCTCCATCCCTGACATAATCTGTCAAATTAGGTCGGACTACTAGGCTGCCATTCATTCAACATACCTTGGTCACTGGCGAACTACCTATTAGCACGTCATTAGCAGCCTACTGTTTGACAGCTATATCAAGAGGACAGACCAAGAACGGACTAATTAACATAGGCCTACTACACTTGAACATAACTTTCTGTGAAGGACGGTATTAGCGTAACAGTTCTCTCTGCCATGTCTATTGCCATCCACACAGCGATGTGCAGTGAACTACCGCAACACTTCACCGTTTCCTTGCTCATCAATGCGCTCGCGCCTACTACCTTTGCAGTGATCAAAGCATGTGTGGCTAAGAAAGTGTTCTCGCTAAACGCTGTAACTAACACATACAATTCTGGAAAATGTAGTCGGCAAAGTTCGTTCTCCATTTTCCCCTCACACTTCAGTAGTATCAATGGATGAAGTGGATTGGTTCAGTTGTCAAAAACCACAATGTGCCAACTAGAAGCCTATTTATTTTAGGTTTTTTTTTTGTACCAGCGTACTTTGACATCAAATTGCATGCATGGTACGCAAGATACATGCCAGTTGGCAGGTCTGCATCTATATGATTCCTTACTTTCAAGGCCTATATTTTACACAGAATGTAAATAGCGAACTACGGTCAATTTATGCCATAAGGAAGAAATTAATGCAGGCTGAAAACATTAGTTTAAGGTTATTCAAgtgtgtgtctgggggggggTGTAAGTCCTGCCCAAATAGTATGTTTGCATTTTTGTGTAGCTGATAGCAACCATTTGCTATTGACCGTTGCCAACACAGCTAGTCCCTATTTACCCAGTGCCCCTTTGGTCCCCTGCACACCTCTGCTCGATCCAGGGCCACTTCCACCTCGCTGAGAAAAGCCACCCACTCTGCCCCTGGGTGTGGCAGCTCCACGGCCCCGGGAGGATAGGGTGGCACCACCACGGGCTCCGCCTCGGGCCCCTCCTCGTCCTCGGCTGGGAGCTTGGAAGTCCTCATAGCCGTAGTAGGGGTCTTCATAGCCACCCCGGTAGTTGTGGTAGTCGTAGCCATAGTAATCGTAGTAATCTTCATAGCCGTAGTAGTCATGGGGGTAAGAGTAGCCTCCTCGGCCGCCACCTCGTCCCCTGCCTCTTGTGGGAGGTGGCATGTGAGGTGGGCCATAGTAATAGTAATCGTCATACCTGGGGAGAGGATATGCACTTGTTTAGTAACCGTACAGGACGCATTTGCGCTTGTTAGATCACGTTAACTTTTCTATTCAATTATTCAAAAGAAATCAATGGTGAAAGGCCACCCAACAACGCAACTATAATTTTGGCCCGTATTTGCAGGTCTCAAGTAATTGAAAATCAATTGTCTTTGCTTACATTTGTGTCTTAGCCGCTTGTCTCTGGGCTTTGCGTTCTTTCCTCTTCTGGTCAGGTGGCTTTGCAAAGACTATTTCAATGTGCTCTCCCTCCAGGTCTTTCCCATTCAGGTCGGCCAAGGCCTGTCAAAAGAGGCAAGTTGAATAACTACACAAAAATCAGCCATTGTTACCAGTTTTGTGATACATTGGTGAGAGTAATACAAAGACTCCAGCATGTACCTTGACTGCGCCGTCTCTATCCTCAAAGTGGATGAAGGCGTAGTCTTTCAGCTTCTTCACCCGCTCCAATTTGCCAAAATGACTGAAGGCCTTTTCAAGTATTTCCTCCGTTACAGTGCTCGCAAGGTTTCGGACAAACAGCACTTTCACCTGGAAGGAAAATGGTAGTGGCTTATCAATTACACTTAAAGTcggtgtctctgcctgtctcataCACTGGTGGTTACTTCCATTCTTACTCCCTGGTAAACAACGTCGAAATCAAATCAATGTTAACTCGGAAATATTTCACAAGTTTAATGGAtggacaatacaaaaacaatttaTCACAGGCGAAATGAGTCCTGTTAACTTTGCTCCACTTACCTTGGCCATGACCTCAGGATCAGGGTCTTCTATGGGGTCAGCCCACTCCACAGTCACCACGTTCGCCCACACCTTGACCTTGCCACTCATCAGCCGGCGGCGGGCCTGAGCGGCAGTTTTGTGGTCTTCATATTCCAAGAAGCAAAAGCCTCTGTTCTTTTTCTTGTCTTCTGGCTGATGGTACAGTATGACATCGTTAAGACCCTCTGTTGAAATAGAGGCAGAAGGGGAAAGGCATAAAAAGGTATCCTAGCTGGACAGTGACCAGTGCACAAGAAAGCTTGCTCCATCTCCATGCAAAATGCAAAGCAAAAAGGAATGGAACAGAGTTACTCTAGAGAGTACCTTACTAAAACAGTTGGCAGCAGAACAAAATATCACACATTCATGGAATGTTTCCTTCGGTTTAGTCAAAACATTTAGTGTCCCCTTTCTTTGACACAGCTGTTCTCTTTGGACAAGTCTTGAGACCATGAATTTGTGCCTAGTTAAGTGCAAAGTGTCCAGTCAGATCTTAGCGGTAAACTATCAGCGTAACCAGAGTTACTCCAGGATAGAATATATGTATTTCATCATTTAGACACTGAACCCTGACATTGGAAATGAGCAATTAAACTGTTGAGCAAATATAGCCCAGCTTTACATAGCATACCGTACATAAACCCAAACTCAGACTAAATGCAATCTAACACACTAGCGGTTTATCATGATTGCTGCATTCGGTAACATAAGGCAATGTTTAAACACTGTTGTCAAAGTAAATATAAATCTTTGTCAAGACCGAATATGACTGGCCAAGCAAAATGTCAATTTGTCCCAGAAGATCATTCAACAAAAAGAGGTGCTGCTTACCCGTGACTTTGGCAAATTCTTCCACAATCTGCTCTTTTGTTTTACTCTTGGGGATGGAGCCAACGAATAGTCTATTATTGGCCACAGAGATGCACACACCAATGTGTTTGCCGGGTCGAATTTCATTGTTGTTACACTGTGGAAAGAGGGGAGTGGGTATGAAAGAGTGCATGACATGTCATGATTGGGTGGGCAAAAATTCTCCATTCCTATCATGAGAGAGGATTTCAACAAGTGGTACATACCA is from Oncorhynchus masou masou isolate Uvic2021 chromosome 32, UVic_Omas_1.1, whole genome shotgun sequence and encodes:
- the LOC135526068 gene encoding heterogeneous nuclear ribonucleoprotein Q-like isoform X4; translation: MATEHINGNGPEEPMDTTAAVTHSEHFQTLLEAGLPQKVAEKLDEIYIAGLVSHSDLDDRAIEALKEFNEEGALQVLLQFKDSDLSHVQNKSAFLCGVMKTYRQREKQGTKVSDSNKGPDEAKIKALLERTGYTLDVTTGQRKYGGPPPDSAHTGAQPTIGTEIFVGKIPRDLFEDELVPLFEKAGPIWDLRLMMDPLSGLNRGYAFVTFCTKEAAQEAVKLCNNNEIRPGKHIGVCISVANNRLFVGSIPKSKTKEQIVEEFAKVTEGLNDVILYHQPEDKKKNRGFCFLEYEDHKTAAQARRRLMSGKVKVWANVVTVEWADPIEDPDPEVMAKVKVLFVRNLASTVTEEILEKAFSHFGKLERVKKLKDYAFIHFEDRDGAVKALADLNGKDLEGEHIEIVFAKPPDQKRKERKAQRQAAKTQMYDDYYYYGPPHMPPPTRGRGRGGGRGGYSYPHDYYGYEDYYDYYGYDYHNYRGGYEDPYYGYEDFQAPSRGRGGARGGARGGATLSSRGRGAATPRGRVGGFSQRGGSGPGSSRDFLKLVMGKRGRGRS
- the LOC135526068 gene encoding heterogeneous nuclear ribonucleoprotein Q-like isoform X3 — protein: MATEHINGNGPEEPMDTTAAVTHSEHFQTLLEAGLPQKVAEKLDEIYIAGLVSHSDLDDRAIEALKEFNEEGALQVLLQFKDSDLSHVQNKSAFLCGVMKTYRQREKQGTKVSDSNKGPDEAKIKALLERTGYTLDVTTGQRKYGGPPPDSAHTGAQPTIGTEIFVGKIPRDLFEDELVPLFEKAGPIWDLRLMMDPLSGLNRGYAFVTFCTKEAAQEAVKLCNNNEIRPGKHIGVCISVANNRLFVGSIPKSKTKEQIVEEFAKVTEGLNDVILYHQPEDKKKNRGFCFLEYEDHKTAAQARRRLMSGKVKVWANVVTVEWADPIEDPDPEVMAKVKVLFVRNLASTVTEEILEKAFSHFGKLERVKKLKDYAFIHFEDRDGAVKALADLNGKDLEGEHIEIVFAKPPDQKRKERKAQRQAAKTQMYDDYYYYGPPHMPPPTRGRGRGGGRGGYSYPHDYYGYEDYYDYYGYDYHNYRGGYEDPYYGYEDFQAPSRGRGGARGGARGGATLSSRGRGAATPRGRVGGFSQRGGSGPGSSRDFLKLVMAGKRGRGRS
- the LOC135526068 gene encoding heterogeneous nuclear ribonucleoprotein Q-like isoform X2; amino-acid sequence: MATEHINGNGPEEPMDTTAAVTHSEHFQTLLEAGLPQKVAEKLDEIYIAGLVSHSDLDDRAIEALKEFNEEGALQVLLQFKDSDLSHVQNKSAFLCGVMKTYRQREKQGTKVSDSNKGPDEAKIKALLERTGYTLDVTTGQRKYGGPPPDSAHTGAQPTIGTEIFVGKIPRDLFEDELVPLFEKAGPIWDLRLMMDPLSGLNRGYAFVTFCTKEAAQEAVKLCNNNEIRPGKHIGVCISVANNRLFVGSIPKSKTKEQIVEEFAKVTEGLNDVILYHQPEDKKKNRGFCFLEYEDHKTAAQARRRLMSGKVKVWANVVTVEWADPIEDPDPEVMAKVKVLFVRNLASTVTEEILEKAFSHFGKLERVKKLKDYAFIHFEDRDGAVKALADLNGKDLEGEHIEIVFAKPPDQKRKERKAQRQAAKTQMYDDYYYYGPPHMPPPTRGRGRGGGRGGYSYPHDYYGYEDYYDYYGYDYHNYRGGYEDPYYGYEDFQAPSRGRGGARGGARGGATLSSRGRGAATPRGRVGGFSQRGGSGPGSSRGVQGTKGALGKRGRGRS
- the LOC135526068 gene encoding heterogeneous nuclear ribonucleoprotein Q-like isoform X7, with product MKTYRQREKQGTKVSDSNKGPDEAKIKALLERTGYTLDVTTGQRKYGGPPPDSAHTGAQPTIGTEIFVGKIPRDLFEDELVPLFEKAGPIWDLRLMMDPLSGLNRGYAFVTFCTKEAAQEAVKLCNNNEIRPGKHIGVCISVANNRLFVGSIPKSKTKEQIVEEFAKVTEGLNDVILYHQPEDKKKNRGFCFLEYEDHKTAAQARRRLMSGKVKVWANVVTVEWADPIEDPDPEVMAKVKVLFVRNLASTVTEEILEKAFSHFGKLERVKKLKDYAFIHFEDRDGAVKALADLNGKDLEGEHIEIVFAKPPDQKRKERKAQRQAAKTQMYDDYYYYGPPHMPPPTRGRGRGGGRGGYSYPHDYYGYEDYYDYYGYDYHNYRGGYEDPYYGYEDFQAPSRGRGGARGGARGGATLSSRGRGAATPRGRVGGFSQRGGSGPGSSRGVQGTKGALAGKRGRGRS
- the LOC135526068 gene encoding heterogeneous nuclear ribonucleoprotein Q-like isoform X6 produces the protein MATEHINGNGPEEPMDTTAAVTHSEHFQTLLEAGLPQKVAEKLDEIYIAGLVSHSDLDDRAIEALKEFNEEGALQVLLQFKDSDLSHVQNKSAFLCGVMKTYRQREKQGTKVSDSNKGPDEAKIKALLERTGYTLDVTTGQRKYGGPPPDSAHTGAQPTIGTEIFVGKIPRDLFEDELVPLFEKAGPIWDLRLMMDPLSGLNRGYAFVTFCTKEAAQEAVKLCNNNEIRPGKHIGVCISVANNRLFVGSIPKSKTKEQIVEEFAKVTEGLNDVILYHQPEDKKKNRGFCFLEYEDHKTAAQARRRLMSGKVKVWANVVTVEWADPIEDPDPEVMAKVKVLFVRNLASTVTEEILEKAFSHFGKLERVKKLKDYAFIHFEDRDGAVKALADLNGKDLEGEHIEIVFAKPPDQKRKERKAQRQAAKTQMYDDYYYYGPPHMPPPTRGRGRGGGRGGYSYPHDYYGYEDYYDYYGYDYHNYRGGYEDPYYGYEDFQAPSRGRGGARGGARGGATLSSRGRGAATPRGRVGGFSQRGGSGPGSSRGKRGRGRS
- the LOC135526068 gene encoding heterogeneous nuclear ribonucleoprotein Q-like isoform X5; protein product: MATEHINGNGPEEPMDTTAAVTHSEHFQTLLEAGLPQKVAEKLDEIYIAGLVSHSDLDDRAIEALKEFNEEGALQVLLQFKDSDLSHVQNKSAFLCGVMKTYRQREKQGTKVSDSNKGPDEAKIKALLERTGYTLDVTTGQRKYGGPPPDSAHTGAQPTIGTEIFVGKIPRDLFEDELVPLFEKAGPIWDLRLMMDPLSGLNRGYAFVTFCTKEAAQEAVKLCNNNEIRPGKHIGVCISVANNRLFVGSIPKSKTKEQIVEEFAKVTEGLNDVILYHQPEDKKKNRGFCFLEYEDHKTAAQARRRLMSGKVKVWANVVTVEWADPIEDPDPEVMAKVKVLFVRNLASTVTEEILEKAFSHFGKLERVKKLKDYAFIHFEDRDGAVKALADLNGKDLEGEHIEIVFAKPPDQKRKERKAQRQAAKTQMYDDYYYYGPPHMPPPTRGRGRGGGRGGYSYPHDYYGYEDYYDYYGYDYHNYRGGYEDPYYGYEDFQAPSRGRGGARGGARGGATLSSRGRGAATPRGRVGGFSQRGGSGPGSSRAGKRGRGRS
- the LOC135526068 gene encoding heterogeneous nuclear ribonucleoprotein Q-like isoform X1 encodes the protein MATEHINGNGPEEPMDTTAAVTHSEHFQTLLEAGLPQKVAEKLDEIYIAGLVSHSDLDDRAIEALKEFNEEGALQVLLQFKDSDLSHVQNKSAFLCGVMKTYRQREKQGTKVSDSNKGPDEAKIKALLERTGYTLDVTTGQRKYGGPPPDSAHTGAQPTIGTEIFVGKIPRDLFEDELVPLFEKAGPIWDLRLMMDPLSGLNRGYAFVTFCTKEAAQEAVKLCNNNEIRPGKHIGVCISVANNRLFVGSIPKSKTKEQIVEEFAKVTEGLNDVILYHQPEDKKKNRGFCFLEYEDHKTAAQARRRLMSGKVKVWANVVTVEWADPIEDPDPEVMAKVKVLFVRNLASTVTEEILEKAFSHFGKLERVKKLKDYAFIHFEDRDGAVKALADLNGKDLEGEHIEIVFAKPPDQKRKERKAQRQAAKTQMYDDYYYYGPPHMPPPTRGRGRGGGRGGYSYPHDYYGYEDYYDYYGYDYHNYRGGYEDPYYGYEDFQAPSRGRGGARGGARGGATLSSRGRGAATPRGRVGGFSQRGGSGPGSSRGVQGTKGALAGKRGRGRS